The nucleotide sequence tttgtattatcacaggctttataataatgctattttaaaatacacTGAAATAAATgtctttcattttttattttgtagatataaaaaaattaaaaaacaaattattagaTGCTTTAGATCAAGAATTTATAgataacataaaaataagtgaTTTACATTCTGAATACATAAggtaaaattattatgaaatatatataaatagtttTAATTTGATAAGACACTTCcctatatttatttatacacgATGAGTATGGCCTATACTCAAGTATTCAATTTTCAAGtttaaaaaagttataaatttttattttttttttattagatTAATTAGCAACGCTAAAGATAATGCTATTAACTTTTTGTACAACGGATTGTATAGTATTTATTGCAAGACTGTTGATgtatgtgaaaaaaaatatattcatgtATATAGTAAAAGTAAAAGGCtattttatacttttaCACATACATACAAtataatcatatttatacttATGTGtctattcatttattaggAAATTGAagatgaaaatttaaatatacgACTTGAATCATACTTTTCTAGTATAAACattaaatcaaataaaaatataaattttggtaatatacttaaatttataaaaataaatagagattaatatttttaaacaaatcaagaaatttttataatataaaaaataaaaatacgattgaaaatacaaataatttttattcttttacAGATTGGGATGACAAAAAAGTGAAACATCAGCTTAAAGGAAATTTAGATGGATcgaataattataatttatcaaaCTCAATATTAAACCAAACAAATTTGAATACAAGTAATGATAATCTATTAGATAGCAAAAATAACAATGTTAtagaacaaaatataacaaaaagtaatatgcctgaaaaaaatgattccaaaaaaaaaaatagagaGACAAATAAAGCGGTTTCCtttaatataacaaataataatatagacgattttcatgaaaataaaggtaattttttattcattatttaactGAAACACGTATATGTGTATTAATACATAAGCATGTTtgtatatgtaaatatatttcaccATTTTTAGATACAATTAATAAAGAAGGGGGGGGAGAAGCGCCTGCcaataatatgtttaattatgcagaaaataaaataatgaagacTTTGAATGAATCACAAAACGAGTTTGATATAAACAGTATAGATGAGTGGAGTAAATTGAAAGAATTTAAAGATAGAGGAAACAACGGGAATGAAAATGTATGGAACtgtgttataaaaaaaagtaatttttatgaaactAAAGAAGATTatgtaaattataataaatttttccaagaaaaagaaaatgggTTGAAAGAACATACATTTGGAGATTTATTAGGAATGAATAATTATATCGattcaaaaaatggaaataaaaataatgaacattatggattaaataaaaaaaataattatgaggaacataataatttaattaatgacaaatttacaaaaaacatttcttctaataatactataataaaaactcataataataataatttggaTAATGACTCACATGTTAAAAGtaaggaaaatataataaattatgatcctaaaaaaaaacaaaatatatcaacATCATCAAACAATAATAGCAACATAAGttattttaacaaatatttcacacaatatgataatatattcaatGTACAAGAAGCCattttaagaaataaatCTCTGTTGTATTCGGATGACAATTTAGAGGTATAGCTACAAacttaaattatttattcaatATTTAATGTATGTTCACAAGTTAGTTAAATTGATAACCCTCTATTTATTCCTTTATCTCCATACCTGCACATACACACACACATATCAAGtatcatattttcaaatatttgtttCCACCTTGTAGATATTCATGGATCAAAACTATTACGATGTAAAGGGgcttataaaattttttttcaaaaacaAACGTCAAATCAACTTTTATGATTTGGATATGCAAATAtccaataaaatattatttcctttgaaatttaaatttgctccacatgaaaaattattatcgGCACACTCTACGAAATGCTATGttagtatatttattttttcgaaagagtaaattatttgtgtatatatatttatatgaatgtTATGTGTGtgattaattttttagtaAGCTGTTTGTGGGAAGCTAATATTGCACacgtatttttattttttttttattctttatttttcattttatgcTTAATCAGGAAATGGCTGTGAAATGTTCGAGGGTATACAACGGATTTccattaattaaaatatcatacaggtaaaacatatttacaTTTCTTTGCTTTATATAATGTTAATTGAATAAACTGCTAACAACATGtgtgtgtgtatatataataatttgttcaTGCATTATTAAATCTTTTTAATtgattaatattttttgtagaATGCAAGATATGTTAAGAAAGAACATCGAAATCAGATTGCCCATagcaataaataaatttatgaaaaaaaccAAAATAACACGAGAAATTTTTGACAAATTTTGGaacaatgaaaattttaatacaaataaagaagagaaaataattactaaagatgataatattaataataatacgtTAATAGAAAGAGCATGTTTAGTAAGACATAAATattgttaaaattaattttatcattttttttataattaaactGAGATTATTTCTATACATGTTGCGTGGATATATGCTTTATATCAACacttaatttattttttgcattttttagGGGGAAGCACTAAATCTATGTTATATAGAagataaaatttgtttatgtGGGTGCTATTCTGACAATTCTAGTGCCatggaaaattattttgtactTGTAGGAGTTGAAGTgatgaaaagaaaaataaaaattatttgta is from Plasmodium berghei ANKA genome assembly, chromosome: 14 and encodes:
- a CDS encoding clathrin adaptor domain-containing protein, putative, which translates into the protein MGVCKKKQQNAGSNEDQLLFKTCTESTEYLHLYFKELKNHLIKFKQIEELYNFCYLNLGDITCPINSRITSLKAVNLSLVIEPKNIQHLINSEIVEYAYKLLKRNKEGANTKKSLSYFGKGSYEDIYALVLEANYLFKTIKLIKIIKNSKEYKFIDNIFKKIRDNKIDLLDQDNFCNTELLNDIKKLKNKLLDALDQEFIDNIKISDLHSEYIRLISNAKDNAINFLYNGLYSIYCKTVDEIEDENLNIRLESYFSSINIKSNKNINFDWDDKKVKHQLKGNLDGSNNYNLSNSILNQTNLNTSNDNLLDSKNNNVIEQNITKSNMPEKNDSKKKNRETNKAVSFNITNNNIDDFHENKDTINKEGGGEAPANNMFNYAENKIMKTLNESQNEFDINSIDEWSKLKEFKDRGNNGNENVWNCVIKKSNFYETKEDYVNYNKFFQEKENGLKEHTFGDLLGMNNYIDSKNGNKNNEHYGLNKKNNYEEHNNLINDKFTKNISSNNTIIKTHNNNNLDNDSHVKSKENIINYDPKKKQNISTSSNNNSNISYFNKYFTQYDNIFNVQEAILRNKSLLYSDDNLEIFMDQNYYDVKGLIKFFFKNKRQINFYDLDMQISNKILFPLKFKFAPHEKLLSAHSTKCYEMAVKCSRVYNGFPLIKISYRMQDMLRKNIEIRLPIAINKFMKKTKITREIFDKFWNNENFNTNKEEKIITKDDNINNNTLIERACLGEALNLCYIEDKICLCGCYSDNSSAMENYFVLVGVEVMKRKIKIICKSNNSTLSSAILFLIILMLKNH